A stretch of DNA from Methanoplanus endosymbiosus:
TTCAGTTAACAGCGGCAGAAGCACGAGAATATGAACACTTTCAATAATAATGCCAAGAATTATTGCATGATAATAGGTAAGCCTGCCCCTGGTCCATCTTATATATAATCCGGCTATAATTCCGGCAGCAACAGTCCCGGCAAAGCAGGCAGTGGCAGTCCAGCCGCCTGACGAATACCTGTAAAGTCCGCCGATCAGACCTGCAAGCCCGCCTACCAGAGGGCCACCTAAAAGTCCGGCAATGGCAGGCCCTGTATCCCTGAAATTGATGATAAGACCGTCAAACGGAATACCACGATATGTACCATAGACGGATATCGCACCAAAAATTGCTACAGCCCAGATTTTATCGAGATAATCAGCCCGCCCGTCAAGAAACTTCTGAAACATATCAGTCTTTGAAAAGGCATAGATAACAAACCCAATAACAAGAAGCCTCTCAATGAGCGGCAGGCCAAATGTCAGAAGGCTTGACTCAAGAATCATTGCGACATACAAAAATACAATACTGCCTGCACCTGTGATAAGAATCCATAATCTGCCCCCACGGGCATATTCAGGCAGTTTAAGATCGAGATATATTATCATAAAGCCAAGAATGCCAAACATCACCGAGGCAAATGCAGCAGTATGATGCACAAGAGCCACCGGATCAAAGAGTAACATTGCAGTAAGAATAATGCCGGTAAAGATGAGCAGGCAGATCCTGTAGATCACCTTTTCACTGCTCTTCACCGGGGTTGAATCTTTAATTATATGTGAGATCGCCCTTGCACGCCCGTCCATACCTGAAAGGGTTGCACCAAACATGATCAGATATCCGGAGAGAAGAAAGATCACAATACCATATGGGATATATGCAAGGACATAGAGCACCTGCGATACCATACTGTCAATTGTTATCGCCTCGCCGTGGCCAAGATATGAGACAGCAAAGCCACTGACCCCAAGGGTCATATAAAGAAATGTAATAATCCCCACAATTGTGAATGCAATGCAGAGATCGAGATTGATACTCTTTAAAAACCGCTTATAATTTATCTCCTCAGAAGTGCTTTCCATCTTCTCATGCAGCCATGTAGAATATAAAAGAAGGTTTAATCCCGAACCCACAGCACCCATCATAGCCATAATGGCAATGACTGAGCCTTCCGGAATATCAGGCTTAAACCCTTCAATTATTGCACCATAAGGAAGTGAAAACTCAAAGAGACAGTACATTATCGCGACAAAGAGACCAAGAACAAGGAAGATTACGAGCTTTTCAACCCGCTCATATGAGTCCTTCCAGAGCAGGAAGAGAATCAGAACAATAGAAGAGACACCGACAAACCAGGAGGGCCAGATTCCCGGAATCAGGTAGTCCAGAAATATTCCTGCATAGATGAGCATTCCTCCGAATGCGAACATCTCAAGGAAATAAATTATCATTACCAGATATGAACCCCAGTTGGAAGGACCCGGAAGCCGCCTGAATCCGTCAAATATTGTCTCTCCGGTTGCAAAGGTATAGCGTGCAATTCCGTTTGCAAAAGCAAACTTAAAGATAATGGTGAGAATTACGACCCATATCAGTTCAAAACCGAAATGTGCCCCAATCTCAACTGCCTCTGCTATCCCGCTCTCTCCGGCAGCAGCAATTGCTAAAAGCAGACCGGGACCAAGGAAAATAAAATAATCACGGTATTTTTTGGGTATTTTCTTTATGAACCGTCCAAACATCTTAAACTTGTTTAAATGTATTCGCTCAGATGGTAAATTAATTGTGTAGTCTGACAGGCAATAGCAGATTTCAGAATAAAAAATAATCCGGAATCAGAGGCAGATAAAAAACCAAAATATAAAAATCTTTGAGAATACAGATTACCTGTGAAGTTAACATCCGGGAGGATGAGATATGATGACACTAAAAGATTTAAAAGGACAAAAATTAGGTATTCCCGTAACCCTGCCGCCCTTTGATCCGGAAAAGGATGTAACCAATGCACCTGATTACAACAGACCGGAATGCTGGCTTACTTTGCCGGATCATTTCAGCAGGGAGAGGCAGCCGGTAGATGTGTTCTGGGTGTACCCGACTATTCTCTCTGATGATACGACCTACTTAATGGACATAACAGACCCAGGTCTGAGGGAGAAGGCAGAGTGGACAATTGTTGAGCAGGCGAGCATATTTGACGGTCAGGCCAACATCTATGCACCTTATTACAGGCAGAACAATGTCAAAATAAATCCCGTAATGCTCACCGCTGCAAGGCCGATCTTCGATTTGGGCCAGCAGGATCTCATCCGGGCATTTGACTACTTCCTGAAAAATATCAATAGAGGTGAGAGGCCGATAATTCTTGCCGCCCACAGCCAGGGATCTGTCAGGGTTGTTGAACTCTCAAAGGCAGGAGAACTCCTGACAGGCAGTGAGGATTCATTAAAGAAGCTTATTGCAGCCTATACTATAGGTTATTCTATAACACAGGAGGACCTTGACATAAACCCCCTGATGAGAATATGTGAAAATGCAGAAGATACCGGGTGTTTTATAACCTATAATTCAATCTCCGATGAAAAAAACAAAGAGAGAGAAGCTCCGACGATAATCCCCGGGACCTTTGTCGTAAACCCTCTGACATGGAAAACGGATAATGAGTATGCACCTGCATCATCCAATATTGAGGCAGCGTTTTTTAGGCATGAACACCCGGAAACGCCGAACAGGTACAAAAATTTCGCAGCAGCTCAGGTGGTAGGCAGTGACCTTATCTTAACAGACATTTCTCACCCTGAAGAACTTCCGGCAACGAGCGTTACATTCCCAAAAGGTGTGTACCATATGTATGACTACGCGATATTTTATGGTAACCTGAGGGCCAATGTCGCTGACCGCATCAGCTCATACTTTAAAAAAGATAATTCAGGATAATACCTGAATTATTAAGGGTTAATACTGGCTACCATAATACCGGAATAAAAGCTCAGTTGCAGCCCTGACCTCCTCCCCGTCTTTTCTGACACCTGCAAGATAAGCATTGAATACCTCATCTGTCACCACATGAAGTCCCGGTTTGAACATATCGGCGTGCATCTGAAGGTCAAATGACCTTGCTTCTGCCTCAGTAAGCTTCAGTGATCTGTATTCGCCGTCATGCGGGATATACACCGGATTATCTTCTCGTGGTGTTTTTAACACAAGATCGGCAAGCGGTGTCATCGGAATAGGTTCTGCAACCGAGACGAAGGCATCATCGAGGGAATGTCCGGTTACAAAATCTTTGGTAAGCTCAAAGTCCTCCTCAGTCTCCTTCGGGTGTCCCACAATGAAACTGCCGGCAACCTTTAACCCATGATCCCGGCACGCAAAGACCGCATCAGATGCCGCCTGAATATTTGCACCCTTGCCCATCTCCCGCAGAATCCTGTCAGAACCGGACTCAATGCCAAAGAAGACCCAGCCGATTGAATAATCCCGGATGGCATCAAGCACCCTCTCACTTATGCAGTCCACCCTTATGTCAGGCGATGATATATTCCTCGGCCCCATAATGGCAGCCATCTCCTTTAAAAGCCCGACAAAGGCATCCTCATTGAACTTACCGTCATCGGCCATGTAGAGCGATCCTGTTCCGCCGGAAATTGAGAGCCTCGTAGCGCCCATCCTCTTAAACTCCCTCACTTCGGCCAGTACATCCTCAAGCTTCCTGCTCCTGATATTCCGGCCAAAAAACCTCGGAACCTGGCAGAAGGTGCATGCGCCTGTGCAGCCCCTGTGGGTTTCTATATATGCGGATGCACCGCGGATGCTCTGGGCGCTGATGTCAGCCGGAATTAATGGCAGTCCACGGTTCACAGATGCCTGACCTCTCTTTTCCCGGATTACTATGCCTGAATTATCCTTAAAAGCAATTCCTGCAATATCCTTTGAAAATCCGGAATCCAGGAGATCAATAACGGTCTCCTCGCCTTCCCCGATGACGACAAAATCAGGCTCAAGTTCACCGATTACCATCTCAGGGTATGCCGAGACCGGCCCTCCGATGACAACAGTTCCGCCTTCTGCCCTCTTATTCCGGACAAACTGCTTAATTTCTGAAGACAGCAGATGCTGGGTGGAATACAGACTGAGCATTACGGGGTCTTCAGTATCGCCGGCAAAGTTATTGGCTATCGTTACCTCATGACCGCCGTCACGGAGAATACCGCCTATGAGCATGGCTCCGTATGTATATATTTCAGGTGAGATGACAGAGACTTTCATTTATAATTAGTCTTTGTCAGAACCGGAAAAAAAATGTCTGTTATGAACCGGAATAAATTCCGGTAATTTTAATCTCTCTTAATCTTCCCTATGCAGAAGATAAGTCCTGCTGCAAGGACTGCACCAATTACTGCAAATGGAGGCAGCCCGCTCTGTGTAGGCTGTGAAACAGGCACAAGATTGCCCTGAACAGAGGAGGTGCCGCCTGCATTGACAGTTGCTGAAACTGTTGAGTCAGAGTATCCTGTAAGCCTGAAGGTCACACTGTACTGACCTGCTGCCATTGACTGCTGGAAAGGTGCAATGCCCTTGTATTCATTATTGATATAGACATTTGCACCTGTAGGGTTGGATGTGACATCAAGTGTTCCTGTTGCCGCCGGAGTCGGAGTGGTTGAATCCATATTCACAGATACGGTTGCCGTCCCGCCACCTAAAACTGTAGTAGATACTGATTTGTCGGAATAACCTGACATTTTCAGGGTAACTGTATGTGTCCCGCTTGCGACATTGTCAATGACATAACTGCCTGAGTACGGCGTAACGCCAATATATGACCCGTCAAGGTAGATGTATGCCCCGCTCGGTGTTGAGGAGATGTAGAGAGTACCTGTTGAAGGGTTTGGAATTGCAGATAATGTCCTTGACACTGTGGTCACCTGTCCGGCATAGACATTTACCTGTCCTGACCATTCATAGTAGCCGGCTTTGTTAAGCTCAACGATGTGGGCACCTTTTGTAACACCGGAAATTGTAACCGGAGAGAGTCCCTGATAGTTTCCGTCAAGATATACTGATGCACGTGTTGGTGTCGAGGTGACTGCAATTGTTCCGTGATCGTTGACCGGAACAAGGGTTGCTGTGACTGAAGACTGCTGCCCTGCTGAGACTGATACAGTAGATCCCCAGTCCTGGTAACCGGATCTTGTAACTCTGACAGAGTGCGTACCTGTGGAGAGTCCGTCAACGGTGTGAGGGGTCATTCCATAGTACGTTCCGTCAACATAGAGTGCCGCATTGCTGGGGGATGACGAGACATAAACTGATCCTGTCGTCGGCCCCTGTGAATTTAATGTGAAATAATAATCAACAGTCTCACCAACTGACGGGGTGCTCAGGCTTGTAACCTGACTGTTTGTATAGCCTGCCTTTGCCGCATATGCAGTCGTTGGCATACTTGACGGGCTGCCGTCCAGATACACCGTATAGGTGTACTCCTGGTTCACTGTTGTTCCCACTGCAAGACCATCTACATAGATGGTTGCCCCGTCCACATTGGTATGGAAGGTGTACCAGCCAAGCTGATTTCCAAGAGGCTGCTCTGCTGAAGCCATCCCCGATAATGCCGCAAGGCAGAGAAGGGCAACTGCAAAAAACCTTAATTTTCCTGATGCCATAATAATCAAATGTAATTCAGCTATAGTATATATATACCTT
This window harbors:
- a CDS encoding Nramp family divalent metal transporter produces the protein MFGRFIKKIPKKYRDYFIFLGPGLLLAIAAAGESGIAEAVEIGAHFGFELIWVVILTIIFKFAFANGIARYTFATGETIFDGFRRLPGPSNWGSYLVMIIYFLEMFAFGGMLIYAGIFLDYLIPGIWPSWFVGVSSIVLILFLLWKDSYERVEKLVIFLVLGLFVAIMYCLFEFSLPYGAIIEGFKPDIPEGSVIAIMAMMGAVGSGLNLLLYSTWLHEKMESTSEEINYKRFLKSINLDLCIAFTIVGIITFLYMTLGVSGFAVSYLGHGEAITIDSMVSQVLYVLAYIPYGIVIFLLSGYLIMFGATLSGMDGRARAISHIIKDSTPVKSSEKVIYRICLLIFTGIILTAMLLFDPVALVHHTAAFASVMFGILGFMIIYLDLKLPEYARGGRLWILITGAGSIVFLYVAMILESSLLTFGLPLIERLLVIGFVIYAFSKTDMFQKFLDGRADYLDKIWAVAIFGAISVYGTYRGIPFDGLIINFRDTGPAIAGLLGGPLVGGLAGLIGGLYRYSSGGWTATACFAGTVAAGIIAGLYIRWTRGRLTYYHAIILGIIIESVHILVLLPLLTEGITFEQYVGVVVAAFPSMVLANTVGLLIFVYILSDQGRELLYERFYKKYSGKISEDSLQDGVSAEEKRSYLMCRLNLRKSGAEGENKSRTDEEKETGSSDIDDSSREADK
- a CDS encoding DUF3089 domain-containing protein, whose product is MMTLKDLKGQKLGIPVTLPPFDPEKDVTNAPDYNRPECWLTLPDHFSRERQPVDVFWVYPTILSDDTTYLMDITDPGLREKAEWTIVEQASIFDGQANIYAPYYRQNNVKINPVMLTAARPIFDLGQQDLIRAFDYFLKNINRGERPIILAAHSQGSVRVVELSKAGELLTGSEDSLKKLIAAYTIGYSITQEDLDINPLMRICENAEDTGCFITYNSISDEKNKEREAPTIIPGTFVVNPLTWKTDNEYAPASSNIEAAFFRHEHPETPNRYKNFAAAQVVGSDLILTDISHPEELPATSVTFPKGVYHMYDYAIFYGNLRANVADRISSYFKKDNSG
- a CDS encoding methyl-coenzyme M reductase glutamine C-methyltransferase, whose product is MKVSVISPEIYTYGAMLIGGILRDGGHEVTIANNFAGDTEDPVMLSLYSTQHLLSSEIKQFVRNKRAEGGTVVIGGPVSAYPEMVIGELEPDFVVIGEGEETVIDLLDSGFSKDIAGIAFKDNSGIVIREKRGQASVNRGLPLIPADISAQSIRGASAYIETHRGCTGACTFCQVPRFFGRNIRSRKLEDVLAEVREFKRMGATRLSISGGTGSLYMADDGKFNEDAFVGLLKEMAAIMGPRNISSPDIRVDCISERVLDAIRDYSIGWVFFGIESGSDRILREMGKGANIQAASDAVFACRDHGLKVAGSFIVGHPKETEEDFELTKDFVTGHSLDDAFVSVAEPIPMTPLADLVLKTPREDNPVYIPHDGEYRSLKLTEAEARSFDLQMHADMFKPGLHVVTDEVFNAYLAGVRKDGEEVRAATELLFRYYGSQY
- a CDS encoding PEGA domain-containing protein codes for the protein MASGKLRFFAVALLCLAALSGMASAEQPLGNQLGWYTFHTNVDGATIYVDGLAVGTTVNQEYTYTVYLDGSPSSMPTTAYAAKAGYTNSQVTSLSTPSVGETVDYYFTLNSQGPTTGSVYVSSSPSNAALYVDGTYYGMTPHTVDGLSTGTHSVRVTRSGYQDWGSTVSVSAGQQSSVTATLVPVNDHGTIAVTSTPTRASVYLDGNYQGLSPVTISGVTKGAHIVELNKAGYYEWSGQVNVYAGQVTTVSRTLSAIPNPSTGTLYISSTPSGAYIYLDGSYIGVTPYSGSYVIDNVASGTHTVTLKMSGYSDKSVSTTVLGGGTATVSVNMDSTTPTPAATGTLDVTSNPTGANVYINNEYKGIAPFQQSMAAGQYSVTFRLTGYSDSTVSATVNAGGTSSVQGNLVPVSQPTQSGLPPFAVIGAVLAAGLIFCIGKIKRD